The Orcinus orca chromosome 21, mOrcOrc1.1, whole genome shotgun sequence genomic interval cagGGCTGGTTTTTTAATCAAATGCCTCCTTGGTGTGTTAACACCGATGTAAGCTAGTTCTAAGCAGGAAAGTCTGGGTGTGCCTTTTTTTTTCGAATAAGGTTGGAAAACTGAATTATGTCGTCTTCTTAGGTTTCCTCTTACTCGACCCAGTCTTTGTAAAAAATGGGAGGCAGCTGTCAGAAGGAAAAACTTTAAGCCCACCAAGTACAGCAGCATTTGCTCAGAACACTTTACTCCGGACTGCTTTAAGAGGGAGTGCAACAACAAGTTACTGAAAGAGGATGCTGTCCCCACAATATTTCTTTGTACTGAACCACATGACAAGGtaataagtgttttaaaatattgggtggttttctgtttataaaattaaTGTGTTCACTGTGGAAAATCCAGAGTagtgttaagaaaataaatgttgccTGGAACCCATCACTTGTAAATAACCACTGTTCACagtgaaatacttttaaaaaatacaaagtgcAGTTTATTAAAGTTAAATATCCTCACACTAAGAAACTCAGTCTAGCTTCATAACTTACTTCGAGATCACTCTGTAGTCCTACTTACATGTTGATAaggtttgatttttctttgtcagtGATAGTTCAGTTTCAAAGTATTTTTCCCCTCAGTTTTAAGtgcttaatatttaattaaatcttAATAATCATTCTGTGTTACTTGCATCCCATTTCTActtcagaaagaaaagtacaATTAAAACTTgaactgttttctcattttagaaTGTTTCTATACCGAGGAGACAGAAATGAGTCTAGTATTCTTAAATTCCACAGATGAGTTCTTGTGAACTGTTTCGTCATGAAACTGAAACGTGCTCTGCATCTTTGTTTTAGAAGGAAGATCTTCCAGAGCCCCAAGAACAGCTTCCCCGACCTCCTTCAACACCCCCGGTTTCCCAGGTTGATGCTGCTATCGGGTTACTCATGCCTCCTCTTCAGACCCCTGATAACCTCTCCGTTTTCTGTGACCACAACTACACTGTGGAGGACACCATGCACCAGAGGAAGAGGATTCACCAGCTCGAACAGCAAGTAGAGAAGCTCAGAAAGAAGCTCAAGACCGCACAGCAGCGGTGCAGAAGACAGGAGCGGCAGCTGGAGAAGCTAAAGGAGGTCGTGCActtccagaaggagaaagacgACGTCTCCGAGAGGGGTTATGTGATTCTACCAAATGACTATTTTGAAATAGTTGAAGTCCCAGCATGAAGAGTGAAATTTGTGTTGGTGTTCAGTGGGGCAATACCACCTGCCCTCTTCTAGCCTGTAGAGgagtttcatttgaaaaaaactaCACTTGGTCACTTGtataaaaacaattcagaatatttttttaaaagaataaattagataTATACTGTAAAATTGTAAATGTTTTGTTTGTAATTTCAgggtttttacattttaacaaaatattttaaaagttataaactaACTTCATTGTAAGTTGGTTTCAAGAttggggatttttgtttcttaatttgagTATTTATAGaaatgatatgaaaataaaaagtaaagagaatgatAACAGTGCAGTAAGGAtgatttaagtttaaaattttaaatgaacactTTATTCatttagagagagagaacttAGTCACATTTTAAATCAGAAGCATGGGACAATAACttctcagaatatatatatatatatatattcttattcacATATTCTTATTTGTAAAGTCAGCAGATTCATTTATCTTTCTTaatcatttatcaaagataaattgGCAAgtcaatacttaaaaaaaaaagattggttgTCTTTAGAGCAGAAAATGAGTCATTCCATACCTAATCAAAATGGTTAAAAGACTTTaaagaatggatttttaaaaagtggacccTTCTTTTCCCCCCACTGTCTGGCATTCTAGAATTAGAAGTGTGTCTCCACTGCAAGATACACTCTCCAGTAAGCAAAGTAGGCATTGTTATCAGTGAGGTAATGACCAATGACCAATGGGGGCTGATCCACGGCTTGCCTTTTTCTCTCACTGCGCCGAGCTAAGGGACATCCAGTCCCCAACTGTAGGTGTACCTGCATCCAGATCTCTGCCAGATGTGTTGTGTGGGTAGAGTTTGACTTGTTCCATAAGGTGAAAATCTTGCACTTGACTAATTGATTTTGGTCAAGCCTTCACATAAAAAAACGATTTCTTCACTTTTACCACAAGTTAGAAATTACATCCCATTTACCTTAAGGAGTGATTTGCATTCGAAAGCATCCTGCTAGGtaatgtttattttacttaatgcCGAGACTCAAATACTGAGGTTTCTGTTCAAACTGTGAGTTGTGTTCTGACTTTGTGAGAAAGTTTAcatatatttgaaatgaaaacagtTCTGAGTAAACAAGTACTGCTGTAGGAATTACCTACTGAGATTTAGAGTAACTGCTCCAACtgtaattatttcatatttcaaaGTGCTGCACAGACCTTTGAAGGCTGTATTAAAGATACTCAGTGATGATGTCCAAGAGTGTCTTTTGTAGACCTGATTTTCAGTGTAATTCACTGCCATGCCACTACTTTGATTCATGGAGATTCGATTTTTTATGAACCAgtatttcaaaaatagaaaattatgatTACTTGAAATTATATCGTCTGATAACACTTAGAACTAACTCTAAGGAATCAggatttttttctagttattcGTGAGTCTCATCACTGTTTTTAGAAGCCACAAAATCTCTAAGTAGTTGTTTTTACATTTCATCTCTCTTAACGATTCCTGGAgaatatgtgggtaaatatttTGCAAAGTGTATATCTTAAATCTAAATTGTCATCTAcgtaaaaaaaatctgtgtgtgtgtgcgtccaTGTCCTCAGAACCAAGAATCCAACATTGAAT includes:
- the THAP1 gene encoding THAP domain-containing protein 1 isoform X4 → MAVGTAMLGKEKGLPQRFPLTRPSLCKKWEAAVRRKNFKPTKYSSICSEHFTPDCFKRECNNKLLKEDAVPTIFLCTEPHDKKEDLPEPQEQLPRPPSTPPVSQVDAAIGLLMPPLQTPDNLSVFCDHNYTVEDTMHQRKRIHQLEQQVEKLRKKLKTAQQRCRRQERQLEKLKEVVHFQKEKDDVSERGYVILPNDYFEIVEVPA
- the THAP1 gene encoding THAP domain-containing protein 1 isoform X3; this encodes MFWTQFLGPNVQGPVSFPEGFRFPLTRPSLCKKWEAAVRRKNFKPTKYSSICSEHFTPDCFKRECNNKLLKEDAVPTIFLCTEPHDKKEDLPEPQEQLPRPPSTPPVSQVDAAIGLLMPPLQTPDNLSVFCDHNYTVEDTMHQRKRIHQLEQQVEKLRKKLKTAQQRCRRQERQLEKLKEVVHFQKEKDDVSERGYVILPNDYFEIVEVPA
- the THAP1 gene encoding THAP domain-containing protein 1 isoform X1 — its product is MKSCVSRTAAAWAVAGYRAWGRALSEGTRPTALGAASSGRCRGRSPRRDGLLLRRKPQNGMIVIVRCLHGAIFIQPNSVFTSFTTLRKCGRNLRLFPLTRPSLCKKWEAAVRRKNFKPTKYSSICSEHFTPDCFKRECNNKLLKEDAVPTIFLCTEPHDKKEDLPEPQEQLPRPPSTPPVSQVDAAIGLLMPPLQTPDNLSVFCDHNYTVEDTMHQRKRIHQLEQQVEKLRKKLKTAQQRCRRQERQLEKLKEVVHFQKEKDDVSERGYVILPNDYFEIVEVPA
- the THAP1 gene encoding THAP domain-containing protein 1 isoform X2, whose product is MVQSCSAYGCKNRYDKDKPVSFHKFPLTRPSLCKKWEAAVRRKNFKPTKYSSICSEHFTPDCFKRECNNKLLKEDAVPTIFLCTEPHDKKEDLPEPQEQLPRPPSTPPVSQVDAAIGLLMPPLQTPDNLSVFCDHNYTVEDTMHQRKRIHQLEQQVEKLRKKLKTAQQRCRRQERQLEKLKEVVHFQKEKDDVSERGYVILPNDYFEIVEVPA
- the THAP1 gene encoding THAP domain-containing protein 1 isoform X5, with the translated sequence MDIFQLIKRFPLTRPSLCKKWEAAVRRKNFKPTKYSSICSEHFTPDCFKRECNNKLLKEDAVPTIFLCTEPHDKKEDLPEPQEQLPRPPSTPPVSQVDAAIGLLMPPLQTPDNLSVFCDHNYTVEDTMHQRKRIHQLEQQVEKLRKKLKTAQQRCRRQERQLEKLKEVVHFQKEKDDVSERGYVILPNDYFEIVEVPA